In Bradyrhizobium erythrophlei, a single genomic region encodes these proteins:
- a CDS encoding efflux RND transporter permease subunit, with translation MISKFFIERPVLSNVIAILMILIGGVALFNLAIAQYPDVVPPTVQVTTRYPGASAKTVIDTVALPIEQQVNGVEDMIYMQSYSGADGTYTLTVTFKIGTDLNFAQVLVQNRVSAALSQLPQSVQSQGVTVQKKSTAILLFVTLTSPNATYDSLFLSNYATINLRDELSRLPGVGNVTVFGAGQYSMRVWLDPSKLQVRGLMPQDIIAAIQQQSQQVTAGQIGAPPTPAGQAFQYTLNVAGRLDDKTGFENIIVKTGSNGDVTRVRDVGWVELGAQTYSQVFSLNKKPAAGVGVFQSPGANALEVEKAVEKKMTELAKAFPQDVKYDTPFDTTKFVQASINEVYKTLFEAGLLVLIVILVFLQDWRAMLVPATTVPVTIIGAFAAMAALGFTVNLSTLFAIVLAIGIVVDDAIVVVEGAAHNIEQGMSGHDAAIKAMDALFAPIVGITLVLISVFLPAAFLPGLTGRMYAQFALVIAATALLSAVNAATLKPTQCALWLRRPVPPEQRNLFYRGFNAVYARVERGYSSLIGSLVRHSGVSVIGALILIVLGGYGLSRVPTGFIPIEDQGYLLAAVQLPDGAALDRTQNVLDHVQEIASTQQGVDQIMTIAGISALDNSSSLANAGVAYIVLKDWSQRGKGEDLRSLFTGLNEKLSTIQEARILVIPPPPIQGIGNAAGFAMQVELRDGNSDFSKLQAITDAIISNGQSQSALQRVSSSFRAMVPQFDIEVDRVKTQTLFVTTDQIFSTLSSYVGASYVNQFNKFGRTFQVYTQADSQFRLTTRDIENLMVRNSQGDMIPIGTVAKVTPTVGPSLISLYNLYPSSTVIGLPSQGFSSGESMKLMEEIAAKTLPRGAGYEWTAMSYQEKIVGAQLYLVFGLAMLLVYLVLAGQYESWYAPISVILAVPLSLLGPMAVLTVLRIDNNLYTQIGLILLIALSAKNAILIVEVALELHVRDGKPIMESAIEAARARFRPILMTSFAFILGVVPLVLATGAGASARKSIGITVFSGMIASTCLAVLFVPTFFVVVQRFENWLAERKGNKAGAQTAGGTPGRAP, from the coding sequence ATGATCTCGAAGTTCTTCATCGAGCGCCCGGTTCTTTCCAACGTCATCGCGATCCTGATGATCCTGATTGGCGGCGTGGCGCTGTTCAACCTCGCCATCGCCCAATATCCTGACGTGGTTCCTCCGACCGTGCAGGTCACGACCCGCTATCCCGGCGCCAGCGCCAAGACCGTGATCGACACCGTGGCGCTGCCGATCGAGCAGCAGGTCAACGGCGTCGAGGACATGATCTACATGCAGTCCTATAGCGGCGCCGACGGCACCTATACGCTGACGGTGACGTTCAAGATCGGCACGGACCTCAACTTCGCACAGGTCCTGGTCCAGAACCGCGTGTCGGCTGCGTTGTCGCAATTGCCGCAATCGGTGCAGAGCCAGGGCGTCACGGTGCAGAAGAAGTCCACGGCGATCCTACTGTTCGTGACGCTGACCTCGCCGAACGCGACCTACGACAGTCTGTTCCTGAGCAACTACGCCACCATCAATCTGCGCGATGAGCTCTCGCGCCTGCCGGGGGTGGGCAACGTCACGGTGTTCGGCGCCGGTCAATATTCGATGCGGGTCTGGCTCGATCCTAGCAAGCTGCAGGTTCGCGGGCTGATGCCGCAGGACATCATTGCCGCGATCCAGCAGCAGAGCCAGCAGGTCACTGCGGGCCAGATCGGCGCGCCGCCAACGCCGGCCGGGCAGGCATTCCAGTACACGCTCAATGTTGCCGGACGCCTCGACGACAAGACCGGGTTCGAGAACATCATCGTCAAGACCGGAAGCAACGGCGACGTTACGCGGGTGCGCGATGTCGGCTGGGTCGAACTCGGTGCGCAGACCTACAGCCAGGTCTTCTCGCTCAACAAGAAGCCTGCCGCCGGCGTCGGCGTGTTCCAGTCGCCGGGAGCCAACGCGCTCGAAGTCGAGAAGGCCGTCGAGAAGAAGATGACGGAGCTCGCCAAGGCCTTCCCGCAAGACGTCAAATACGACACCCCGTTCGACACCACCAAGTTCGTCCAGGCTTCGATCAACGAGGTCTACAAGACCCTGTTCGAAGCGGGCCTGCTGGTGCTGATCGTGATCCTGGTGTTTTTGCAGGACTGGCGCGCGATGCTGGTGCCGGCGACCACGGTGCCGGTGACCATCATCGGCGCGTTCGCCGCGATGGCGGCGCTCGGCTTCACGGTCAATCTGTCGACGTTGTTTGCCATCGTGCTCGCGATCGGCATCGTGGTTGACGACGCCATCGTCGTGGTGGAGGGCGCCGCGCACAACATCGAACAGGGCATGTCCGGCCACGATGCCGCGATCAAGGCGATGGATGCGCTGTTCGCGCCGATCGTCGGCATCACGCTGGTGCTGATCTCGGTGTTCCTGCCGGCCGCGTTCCTGCCGGGTCTTACCGGGCGAATGTATGCGCAATTCGCACTCGTGATCGCCGCAACCGCGCTGTTGTCGGCCGTCAACGCCGCGACGCTGAAGCCGACGCAATGCGCGCTGTGGCTGCGCCGGCCGGTGCCGCCGGAGCAGCGCAACTTGTTCTATCGCGGCTTCAACGCCGTCTATGCGCGCGTGGAGCGCGGCTATAGCTCGCTGATCGGCAGCCTGGTGCGGCACAGCGGCGTGTCCGTGATCGGCGCGCTGATCCTGATCGTTCTCGGCGGCTACGGCCTGTCACGCGTCCCGACCGGCTTCATTCCCATCGAGGACCAGGGCTATCTGCTGGCCGCCGTGCAATTGCCTGACGGTGCCGCGCTCGACCGCACCCAGAATGTGTTGGACCACGTGCAGGAGATCGCGAGTACGCAGCAGGGCGTCGACCAGATCATGACCATCGCTGGGATATCGGCGCTCGACAACAGTTCGAGCCTCGCCAATGCCGGCGTTGCCTATATCGTGCTCAAGGATTGGAGCCAGCGCGGCAAGGGCGAGGACCTGCGTTCGCTGTTCACAGGCCTGAACGAAAAGCTGTCGACCATTCAGGAGGCGCGCATCCTGGTCATTCCACCGCCGCCGATCCAGGGCATCGGCAACGCGGCAGGCTTTGCCATGCAGGTCGAGCTGCGCGACGGAAATTCCGACTTCAGCAAGCTACAGGCCATCACCGATGCGATAATTTCCAATGGGCAGTCGCAAAGCGCGCTGCAACGCGTCTCGTCGTCGTTCCGCGCCATGGTGCCGCAATTCGACATCGAGGTGGATCGTGTCAAGACGCAGACGCTGTTCGTCACCACCGACCAGATCTTCTCGACGCTATCAAGTTATGTCGGCGCGTCCTACGTCAACCAGTTCAACAAATTTGGCCGCACCTTCCAGGTCTACACTCAGGCTGATTCCCAGTTCCGCCTGACCACACGCGACATCGAGAACCTGATGGTGCGCAACTCGCAAGGCGACATGATTCCGATCGGCACCGTGGCGAAAGTGACGCCGACCGTCGGTCCGTCGCTGATCAGCCTTTACAACCTCTACCCGTCATCGACCGTCATTGGTCTGCCATCGCAGGGCTTCAGCTCCGGCGAGTCGATGAAGCTGATGGAGGAGATCGCGGCGAAGACGCTGCCGCGCGGCGCCGGCTATGAATGGACGGCGATGTCCTACCAGGAGAAGATCGTCGGCGCGCAACTCTATCTGGTGTTCGGCCTTGCCATGCTGCTGGTCTATCTGGTGCTCGCCGGGCAGTATGAGAGCTGGTATGCGCCGATCTCCGTCATACTGGCGGTGCCGCTGTCGCTGCTCGGCCCGATGGCGGTGCTGACCGTCCTGCGCATCGACAACAATCTCTATACCCAGATCGGGTTGATCCTGCTGATCGCGCTGTCGGCGAAGAACGCCATCCTGATTGTCGAGGTAGCGCTCGAACTGCATGTGCGCGACGGCAAGCCGATCATGGAATCGGCTATCGAAGCCGCGCGCGCCCGTTTCCGGCCGATCCTGATGACGTCCTTCGCGTTCATCCTGGGCGTCGTTCCCCTGGTACTCGCGACCGGGGCCGGCGCCAGCGCCCGAAAATCGATCGGCATCACCGTGTTCTCAGGCATGATCGCCTCGACCTGCCTTGCCGTGCTGTTCGTGCCGACATTCTTTGTCGTGGTGCAGCGCTTCGAGAACTGGCTTGCCGAACGCAAGGGCAACAAGGCCGGCGCGCAGACGGCCGGCGGTACGCCGGGCAGGGCGCCATAG
- a CDS encoding amino acid ABC transporter substrate-binding protein, whose protein sequence is MRQTVRRSIGACGLWLAGCLVATAAGAQTSGEGLSPTLAAIKSRHVVHLGYRESSPPFSFLDQANRPIGYSLELCEAIVEEIGAEVDDPALKIEYVKVTSDDRIPAVVQGKIDLECGSTTANAERAKQVAFSPLMFVAGTKLMVPKASTISAPKDLQGKTVVVTKGTTNEQAMHAVDKKFNLGLNIVTGSDHEQSYQMLVDGKVDAFATDDILLYGLITRHKSQDKFKVTGDYLSYDPYGIMFRKGEPQLAAVVERTFRKLGTNHDLVPLYNKWFVSRMPTGERMNVAISPQLEDAFKALDDSDGVSN, encoded by the coding sequence ATGCGCCAAACGGTGCGAAGATCGATTGGGGCCTGCGGCCTATGGCTCGCAGGCTGCCTGGTGGCCACGGCCGCAGGCGCCCAGACCTCCGGCGAAGGGCTCAGTCCGACGCTGGCCGCCATCAAGAGCCGGCACGTCGTGCATCTCGGCTATCGTGAAAGCTCGCCGCCGTTCTCTTTCCTCGACCAGGCCAACCGGCCGATCGGCTATAGCCTCGAACTGTGCGAGGCGATCGTGGAAGAGATCGGCGCCGAGGTCGACGACCCCGCCCTCAAGATCGAATACGTGAAGGTCACTTCCGACGACCGCATTCCCGCGGTCGTGCAGGGCAAGATCGATCTGGAGTGCGGCTCGACTACAGCCAATGCCGAACGTGCGAAACAAGTGGCGTTCTCGCCGCTGATGTTCGTGGCCGGCACCAAGCTGATGGTGCCGAAGGCTTCCACGATTTCGGCGCCGAAAGACCTGCAAGGCAAGACGGTCGTCGTCACCAAGGGGACGACCAACGAGCAGGCGATGCATGCGGTCGACAAGAAGTTCAACCTTGGTCTGAATATCGTGACCGGCTCCGATCACGAGCAGTCCTATCAGATGCTGGTGGACGGCAAGGTCGATGCCTTTGCGACCGACGACATCCTGCTTTACGGCCTGATCACGCGGCACAAGTCGCAGGACAAATTCAAGGTCACCGGCGATTACCTGTCCTATGATCCGTACGGCATCATGTTCCGCAAGGGAGAGCCGCAACTCGCGGCGGTTGTGGAACGCACGTTCCGCAAGCTTGGCACCAACCACGACCTCGTCCCGCTCTACAACAAGTGGTTCGTGTCCCGCATGCCGACCGGCGAGCGGATGAACGTGGCGATCTCGCCGCAGCTCGAAGACGCCTTCAAGGCGCTCGACGATAGCGATGGCGTGAGCAACTAG
- a CDS encoding bifunctional folylpolyglutamate synthase/dihydrofolate synthase yields the protein MFDLPKYGEGICLARMTDLLDRLAIDRGRLQQRSIAIAGSNGKGSTAAFCASIGRACGLRTGLFTSPHLFRVNERFQIDGVPIDDELLHQLVTRVESAIAAVTKRRAEKFGAFEAMFALACLFFQDNDCDVMVFEAGIGGRYDPIRLLGSRSTTVTSVDYEHVELLGNSLELIVSDKSDACAAGGTIIYGENCRGLRQHIVEYNRNRNVESLFVRDEVSIGNESATAGCHRFDLAFRHHDVRDLDIAMPGGFQLNNAAIAAALVIDWMGRTRPNGPAAQIGAVVRSGLREAHWPGRLETIAQNPLTVIDVGHTPDGIRRSVAGLHGIYGARDWILVAGVSFDKKADEIAGLLAPHFDTIICTSAHHKGGDAAALAAAMRSANPVARIEIAATIEQAFSSSRALAASLKRRIYVAGGLFTAIEFAATARGLDPKQLGFF from the coding sequence ATGTTTGACCTGCCAAAATACGGCGAAGGCATCTGCCTCGCACGGATGACCGACTTGCTGGACCGGCTCGCCATCGACCGCGGCCGCTTGCAGCAACGCTCGATCGCCATTGCCGGATCGAACGGTAAGGGCTCGACCGCGGCCTTCTGCGCCTCGATCGGACGCGCTTGCGGCTTGCGCACCGGCCTGTTCACCTCGCCGCACCTGTTTCGCGTCAACGAACGGTTTCAGATCGACGGCGTGCCGATCGACGATGAACTGTTGCACCAGCTCGTCACGCGCGTCGAATCCGCAATCGCGGCCGTTACGAAACGTCGCGCGGAAAAGTTCGGCGCGTTTGAAGCCATGTTCGCGCTGGCCTGCCTGTTTTTTCAGGACAACGATTGCGACGTCATGGTGTTCGAGGCCGGGATCGGCGGACGCTATGATCCCATTCGCTTGCTCGGCAGTCGCAGCACCACGGTTACCTCGGTCGATTACGAGCACGTCGAACTGCTCGGGAATTCGCTGGAACTGATCGTGTCGGACAAGAGCGACGCCTGCGCCGCTGGCGGCACCATCATCTATGGCGAGAATTGCCGCGGCTTGCGCCAGCACATCGTCGAATATAACCGCAACCGGAATGTCGAGAGCCTGTTCGTCCGCGACGAAGTTTCGATCGGCAATGAATCCGCCACAGCCGGCTGCCACCGCTTCGACCTCGCCTTTCGCCACCACGATGTCCGCGACCTCGATATCGCGATGCCCGGCGGCTTCCAGCTCAACAACGCCGCGATCGCAGCGGCGCTGGTCATCGACTGGATGGGGCGCACGCGGCCCAACGGCCCGGCCGCCCAAATTGGGGCGGTCGTACGAAGCGGCTTGCGTGAGGCGCACTGGCCGGGGCGCCTCGAGACGATCGCGCAAAATCCCCTGACCGTCATCGACGTCGGTCACACCCCCGATGGCATCAGGCGATCGGTCGCCGGGCTTCACGGGATTTATGGAGCGCGAGACTGGATCCTGGTCGCTGGCGTTTCCTTCGACAAGAAGGCCGACGAGATCGCCGGCCTGCTTGCGCCGCACTTCGACACCATCATCTGCACCTCTGCGCATCACAAAGGCGGCGACGCAGCCGCGCTCGCCGCCGCCATGCGCAGCGCCAATCCGGTTGCGCGGATCGAAATAGCGGCCACCATCGAGCAGGCTTTCAGCTCGAGCCGGGCGCTGGCCGCCTCGCTCAAGCGGCGAATCTACGTCGCCGGCGGATTATTCACTGCGATCGAATTTGCCGCGACGGCGCGCGGACTGGACCCGAAACAGCTCGGCTTTTTCTGA
- a CDS encoding NADP-dependent oxidoreductase has translation MNSGINRQILLVDKPAGKLGPEHFDMRNGTIPQPRDGEALLKVRYISLDAANRAWMHGATYRAAVEANTVMAGGGIAEVISSKSPGLAEGDIVFGDTGWQEYAAVPAKHLSKMPKIEPMTYLLSVYGIAGLTAYFGLLDVGKPKVGETVVVSAAAGSVGSIVGQIARIKGCKVVGIAGGKDKCHWLTSELGFDAAVDYKDGAVFKALKAAAPNGIDVYFDNVGGDIFEACLAQMNNNGRIACCGAISQYDGAPSATGPRGVPGLIVVKRLTVQGFIVMDYMERRNEALRDLQSWVASGALKVQEDIISGLENTPQALIGLLAGENRGKRMVKV, from the coding sequence ATGAATAGCGGCATCAATCGCCAGATCCTTCTCGTGGATAAGCCGGCCGGAAAGCTCGGACCGGAGCATTTCGATATGCGGAATGGAACCATCCCGCAGCCGCGCGACGGCGAAGCCCTGTTGAAGGTGCGCTATATCTCGCTCGACGCTGCCAACCGAGCCTGGATGCACGGCGCGACCTATCGCGCGGCGGTCGAGGCCAACACGGTGATGGCAGGAGGTGGCATTGCCGAGGTGATCTCGTCGAAGTCGCCCGGGTTGGCTGAAGGCGACATCGTGTTTGGCGACACCGGCTGGCAGGAGTATGCGGCGGTCCCCGCAAAACATCTGAGCAAGATGCCGAAGATCGAGCCGATGACCTACCTGCTCAGCGTCTATGGCATCGCCGGCCTCACCGCCTATTTCGGGCTGCTCGACGTCGGCAAGCCCAAGGTCGGCGAGACCGTGGTGGTGTCCGCGGCCGCCGGCTCGGTCGGCTCGATCGTCGGCCAGATCGCCAGGATCAAGGGCTGCAAAGTCGTCGGCATCGCCGGCGGCAAGGACAAATGCCATTGGCTCACTTCCGAACTCGGTTTCGATGCCGCCGTTGACTACAAGGACGGCGCGGTTTTCAAGGCGCTCAAGGCCGCCGCGCCAAACGGCATCGACGTTTACTTCGACAATGTCGGCGGCGATATCTTCGAAGCGTGCCTCGCGCAGATGAACAACAACGGCCGCATCGCCTGCTGCGGCGCGATCTCGCAATATGACGGCGCGCCATCGGCGACCGGGCCGCGCGGCGTGCCGGGCTTGATCGTGGTCAAGCGGCTCACCGTGCAGGGCTTCATCGTGATGGACTATATGGAGCGACGCAACGAGGCGCTGCGCGACCTGCAATCCTGGGTCGCTTCCGGCGCGCTCAAGGTCCAGGAGGACATCATCAGCGGGCTTGAGAACACGCCACAGGCACTGATCGGCCTGCTCGCCGGCGAAAACCGCGGCAAGCGGATGGTCAAGGTGTGA
- a CDS encoding cysteine rich repeat-containing protein, which produces MLRITIATAALLFASNALAQQLTAAQRDACGGDYGKFCKGTTPGGGRIIACLAAHNDQLTPACQKVLATAEKK; this is translated from the coding sequence ATGCTACGCATCACGATCGCTACCGCAGCCTTGCTGTTTGCCTCCAACGCCCTGGCGCAGCAACTGACGGCCGCCCAGCGCGACGCCTGCGGGGGCGACTATGGAAAATTCTGCAAGGGCACCACGCCCGGCGGCGGGCGGATCATCGCCTGCCTCGCCGCGCACAACGATCAGCTGACGCCGGCCTGTCAGAAGGTCCTGGCAACGGCTGAGAAGAAGTAG
- a CDS encoding efflux RND transporter periplasmic adaptor subunit, whose amino-acid sequence MRSSRLHNAATASRIAFAVSACAILSACEQNTFVPPPPPKVDVAAPMQKSITRYLDATGNTAPVKSVDLVARVQGFLQTINYKDGSPVKEGTTLFTIEPETYKLKVDQAQAAEAGAQASLKQAELDYKRQVDLVQKQAVSQSTLDTSTSNRDNAQANLQQAQANTKIAQVNFGYTNVAAPFDGIVTAHLVSVGELVGVASPTQLATIVATDPIYVNFSVNEQDVLRIREEARRRGITVDDLRQIPIEIGLQSETGYPHKGTLDYVAPQLNQSTGTLAVRGILKNSDRQLLPGYFARVRVPVEQNVKAMLVPDVALGSDQAGRYVLVVNAENVVEQRKVTVGPLGGDLRVIESGLKVDDKVVVAGLLRAIPGQKVDPQPKNIESGDAAAK is encoded by the coding sequence ATGAGGTCTTCGCGTTTGCACAACGCTGCCACCGCCTCGCGTATCGCGTTTGCCGTGTCAGCATGCGCCATACTAAGCGCCTGCGAACAAAATACTTTCGTGCCGCCGCCACCGCCGAAGGTGGACGTCGCCGCGCCGATGCAGAAATCGATCACGCGCTATCTCGATGCCACCGGCAACACCGCACCGGTCAAATCGGTCGATCTGGTCGCGCGCGTGCAAGGCTTTCTGCAAACGATCAACTACAAGGACGGCAGTCCCGTAAAGGAAGGCACCACGCTGTTCACGATCGAGCCGGAGACCTACAAGCTCAAGGTCGATCAGGCGCAGGCGGCGGAAGCGGGCGCCCAGGCTTCGCTGAAACAGGCGGAGCTTGATTACAAGCGTCAGGTCGACCTGGTGCAGAAGCAAGCCGTGTCGCAGTCGACACTGGATACGTCCACGTCCAACCGCGACAATGCGCAGGCCAACCTTCAGCAGGCGCAGGCCAACACCAAAATCGCGCAGGTCAACTTCGGCTACACCAACGTCGCCGCGCCGTTTGACGGCATCGTGACGGCGCATCTTGTTTCGGTCGGCGAGCTCGTCGGCGTGGCGTCGCCGACGCAACTCGCCACCATCGTGGCAACCGATCCGATCTATGTGAATTTCAGCGTCAACGAACAGGACGTGCTGAGGATTCGCGAGGAAGCGCGCCGCCGCGGCATAACCGTCGATGACCTGCGCCAAATCCCGATCGAGATCGGGTTGCAGAGCGAGACTGGCTATCCGCACAAGGGCACGCTCGATTATGTCGCGCCCCAGCTCAACCAGTCGACAGGCACGCTCGCGGTGCGAGGCATTTTGAAAAATTCCGATCGCCAGTTGCTGCCCGGCTATTTCGCCCGGGTCCGGGTGCCGGTCGAGCAGAACGTCAAGGCGATGCTGGTTCCCGACGTCGCGCTCGGCAGCGATCAGGCCGGCCGCTATGTGCTGGTGGTCAATGCGGAGAATGTCGTCGAGCAGCGCAAGGTGACGGTTGGCCCGCTGGGAGGCGATCTACGCGTCATCGAAAGCGGGTTGAAGGTAGACGACAAGGTCGTCGTCGCCGGGCTGTTGCGCGCGATCCCGGGCCAGAAGGTCGATCCGCAGCCGAAGAATATCGAGTCCGGCGACGCCGCCGCGAAGTAG
- a CDS encoding dicarboxylate/amino acid:cation symporter, which produces MSNRFTQYILIAMALGIVMGTLVFNYLPDSRAEIAADVNLIAMLFLRLIKMIIAPLVFATLVGGIAHMGSGAKLGRIFAKTMGWFVSASFVSLLLGLVMVNLLQPGANFPGTLPDKAQSTGLPVSAFSIEKFLTHLIPTSIADAMAQNEILQIVVFAVFFAVALGAMPERSKPIMGLIDDLAHIMLKVTGYVMLFAPIAVWAAIMATVSKNGLGVLWKLIVFMGGFYLSLLLLWGILVIVGFVVIGPRYSHLLRLIREPLMIAFSTASSEAAYPKTLEGLNRFGASSRISAFVLPLGYSFNLDGTMMYCTFASIFIAQTYQIPMSLGTQLAMLATLMITSKGVAGVPRASLVVIASTLSQFGIPEAGLLMIMGIDTFLDMGRSATNVIGNSLATSVVAKWEGELKTEHELGPDDAVPSDTVPGDAVPAH; this is translated from the coding sequence ATGTCCAACAGGTTTACGCAATACATCCTCATCGCGATGGCGCTTGGCATCGTGATGGGGACGCTGGTCTTCAACTATCTGCCCGACAGCCGCGCCGAGATCGCGGCCGACGTAAACCTGATCGCCATGCTGTTTTTGCGCCTGATCAAGATGATCATCGCACCGCTCGTGTTCGCAACCCTCGTCGGCGGCATCGCTCACATGGGGAGCGGCGCCAAGCTTGGGCGCATCTTTGCCAAGACCATGGGCTGGTTCGTCAGCGCCTCATTCGTGTCGCTGCTGCTTGGCCTCGTGATGGTCAACCTGTTACAGCCCGGCGCCAACTTCCCGGGCACGCTGCCCGACAAGGCGCAGTCGACCGGATTGCCGGTGTCGGCGTTCTCGATCGAAAAATTCCTGACCCATCTGATTCCGACCTCGATTGCGGATGCGATGGCGCAGAACGAAATCCTGCAGATCGTCGTGTTTGCCGTGTTCTTCGCGGTTGCGCTCGGCGCGATGCCCGAACGGTCGAAGCCGATCATGGGACTGATCGATGATCTCGCCCATATCATGCTCAAGGTCACCGGCTACGTCATGCTGTTTGCGCCGATCGCGGTGTGGGCCGCGATCATGGCGACCGTGTCGAAGAACGGCCTCGGCGTGCTGTGGAAGCTCATCGTGTTCATGGGCGGTTTCTACCTTTCGCTGCTGCTCCTCTGGGGCATCCTCGTCATCGTCGGCTTCGTCGTCATCGGACCGAGATACAGCCACTTGCTGCGGCTGATCCGCGAACCCCTGATGATCGCGTTCTCGACAGCGTCGTCGGAGGCCGCCTATCCGAAGACGCTCGAGGGCTTAAATCGCTTCGGCGCCTCGTCGCGGATCTCGGCATTCGTGCTGCCGCTCGGCTACTCGTTCAATCTCGACGGCACGATGATGTATTGCACGTTCGCGAGCATCTTCATCGCGCAGACCTACCAGATCCCGATGTCGCTCGGCACGCAGCTCGCGATGCTCGCGACATTGATGATCACATCGAAGGGCGTTGCCGGCGTTCCCCGCGCTTCGCTGGTGGTGATCGCCTCGACGCTCAGCCAGTTCGGGATTCCCGAGGCCGGACTGCTGATGATCATGGGCATCGATACCTTTCTCGACATGGGCCGCAGCGCCACCAACGTGATCGGCAACTCGCTCGCGACCTCGGTGGTGGCAAAATGGGAGGGCGAGCTGAAGACCGAGCATGAACTCGGACCGGACGACGCCGTGCCCTCGGACACCGTTCCTGGCGACGCCGTGCCAGCGCACTGA
- a CDS encoding FAD-dependent monooxygenase: MRIAVIGGGPGGLYFSYLWKQRHPDANVDLFEQNPADATWGFGVVFSDQAMEFLRADDPETVDAIAPKMESWKNITLNLRGKSVEIDGVGFSSIGRLELLKTLQTRAASVGVVLHFDTQVTLDQLNGYDLIVAADGLNSLVRRAFEGDFGFSVSYSTNKFAWYGTHKRFETLSQTFVDTGRGTFNAHHYRYADDMSTFLVECDRATWDHYSFAYKDADQSKAICEEVFAEALGGGMLISNKSAWRNFPWVWNERWSFKNIVLIGDALHSAHFSIGSGTRLAIEDAIALVKALEAEAHVTTALARYEADRKPIVKKLVTAAHTSADWYANFAEHMKLDLMDFAYSYITRSGRIDDARLRTMSPAFMTRYEASQPKSADGDPA; encoded by the coding sequence GTGCGTATCGCCGTTATCGGCGGAGGCCCCGGCGGCCTCTATTTCAGCTATCTCTGGAAGCAGCGCCATCCGGATGCAAACGTCGACCTGTTCGAACAGAATCCGGCCGACGCGACCTGGGGGTTTGGCGTGGTGTTCTCCGACCAGGCGATGGAATTCCTGCGCGCCGACGACCCCGAAACGGTCGATGCGATCGCGCCGAAAATGGAAAGCTGGAAGAACATCACGCTCAACCTTCGCGGCAAGAGCGTCGAAATCGATGGCGTCGGATTTTCCTCGATCGGCCGGCTGGAGTTGCTCAAGACGTTGCAGACGCGGGCAGCATCCGTCGGTGTCGTCCTGCATTTTGACACGCAAGTCACGCTCGATCAGTTGAACGGTTACGACCTGATTGTTGCGGCCGATGGCCTCAATTCGCTGGTGCGCCGCGCCTTCGAGGGCGATTTCGGCTTCTCCGTCTCCTACTCCACCAACAAATTCGCCTGGTACGGCACCCACAAGCGGTTCGAGACGCTGTCGCAGACCTTCGTGGATACCGGACGCGGAACGTTCAACGCGCATCACTATCGCTACGCCGACGACATGAGCACGTTCCTGGTCGAGTGCGACCGCGCGACCTGGGACCATTACAGTTTTGCCTACAAGGACGCCGACCAGTCCAAGGCGATCTGTGAGGAAGTATTCGCCGAGGCGCTCGGTGGCGGCATGCTGATCTCAAACAAATCCGCGTGGCGGAATTTTCCCTGGGTGTGGAACGAGCGCTGGTCTTTCAAGAACATCGTCCTGATTGGCGATGCGCTGCATTCGGCGCATTTCTCGATCGGCTCCGGCACGCGGCTGGCCATCGAGGACGCGATTGCGCTGGTCAAGGCACTGGAGGCGGAGGCGCATGTCACGACGGCGCTTGCGCGTTACGAGGCCGACCGCAAGCCGATCGTAAAGAAGCTCGTGACCGCGGCGCACACCAGCGCCGACTGGTACGCCAACTTTGCGGAGCACATGAAGCTTGATCTGATGGATTTTGCCTACAGCTACATCACCCGCTCGGGGCGGATCGACGACGCGCGTCTGCGCACGATGTCGCCCGCTTTCATGACCCGCTACGAGGCATCGCAGCCGAAGTCCGCCGACGGAGACCCGGCATGA